The proteins below come from a single Falco peregrinus isolate bFalPer1 chromosome Z, bFalPer1.pri, whole genome shotgun sequence genomic window:
- the LOC106112826 gene encoding uncharacterized protein LOC106112826 isoform X1, whose protein sequence is MDNQAFEMHGENIQSSSKGKEWPNKEERKGSWSLMKTFLVCLLACVITTAIGVLVLSLVYVNNPVFMKETDVKDDGASSPKPDEKNVDISFQFMNHLGKSKVHVYPGGEIQWARFRKDANEYQSDEEMEFGKSINNHRSKMTFGTLRIKSKGLRAPHWHFNANEHGYLLQGTAWIGVIGADDSVVTTYSVTAGQVVFFPRNTVHWIKNVGSEDCVFLLFFTTHEELQTLDVDDAFFSTPEDIAARALKPQGGVNFIRTFKKQKEDQAINLPSNLDQLVQNASYVQSPDNLVWQYFYNLKGSAEYPFPGGIFQWARYRINNTGLNETEKIFSESLNKHENTLTLATLRIFSNGLGQPHFHFNANEMGYVISGCGQAGVILSGVTTNFNIGIGDVIFFPVGTQHYIKSLCDEDLFLILAYSTGNQLETLRMNDYFHATADHILAQLFFKEQAEFKKFPKAAKKPGK, encoded by the exons ATGGATAACCAGGCATTTGAAATGCATGGAGAGAACATACAAAgttcttcaaaaggaaaagagtggCCAAACAAAGAG gaaagaaagggCAGCTGGTCCCTGATGAAAACCTTTCTAGTTTGTCTATTGGCCTGTGTTATCACCACTGCAATAGGAGTGCTGGTCCTGTCCTTAGTCTATGTAAACAACCCGGTCTTTATGAAAGAGACAGATGTTAAAGATGATGGTGCATCTTCCCCCaaaccagatgaaaaaaatgtggataTCAGTTTCCAGTTCATGAATCACCTGGGGAAATCAAAG GTACATGTGTACCCAGGTGGCGAAATTCAGTGGGCGAGATTCAGGAAGGATGCAAATGAATATCAAAGTGATGAAGAAATGGAATTTGGAAAAAGTATCAATAACCATCGCTCCAAAATGACTTTTGGAACCTTACGGATCAAAAGCAAAGGGCTTCGGGCTCCCCACTGGCACTTTAATGCCAATGAACACGGCTACCTGCTACAG GGTACTGCCTGGATTGGAGTAATTGGTGCAGATGACAGCGTGGTTACCACATACAGTGTCACGGCTGGTCAAGTGGTCTTCTTCCCTAGAAACACTGTGCATTGGATAAAGAATGTAGGATCAGAAGACTGTgtgttcttgctgttttttaCAACACATGAAGAGCTTCAGACCCTGGATGTAGATGATGCCTTTTTCTCTACCCCAGAGGATATAGCAGCTAGAGCATTAAAG CCACAAGGTGGTGTTAACTTCATCAGAACtttcaagaaacagaaagaagatcaAGCAATTAACCTCCCATCAAACTTAGATCAGCTTGTGCAAAATGCCAGCTATGTGCAGTCTCCGGACAACCTGGTATGGCAGTACTTCTACAATCTCAAAG GGTCAGCAGAATATCCTTTTCCAGGAGGAATCTTCCAGTGGGCTCGCTACCGCATAAACAACACCGGactaaatgaaacagaaaaaattttTAGTGAGTCGCTGAACAAG catgaAAATACCCTTACCTTGGCAACTCTCCGGATATTCAGCAATGGACTGGGGCAGCCTCATTTCCACTTCAATGCTAATGAGATGGGTTATGTCATTAGCGGCTGTGGACAG GCTGGAGTTATTCTCTCTGGAGTCACCACCAACTTCAACATTGGCATTGGAGATGTCATATTTTTCCCTGTTGGAACGCAACATTATATCAAGAGCTTATGTGATGAGGATTTGTTTTTGATTCTAGCCTACAGTACAGGAAACCAG ctggaaACTCTCCGTATGAATGACTACTTCCATGCAACAGCAGATCATATCCTTGCTCAGCTTTTTTTCAAGGAACAGGCTGAATTTAAGAAGTTCCCAAAGGCTGCCAAAAAACCAGGCAAATAA
- the LOC106112826 gene encoding uncharacterized protein LOC106112826 isoform X2, with protein MDNQAFEMHGENIQSSSKGKEWPNKEERKGSWSLMKTFLVCLLACVITTAIGVLVLSLVYVNNPVFMKETDVKDDGASSPKPDEKNVDISFQFMNHLGKSKVHVYPGGEIQWARFRKDANEYQSDEEMEFGKSINNHRSKMTFGTLRIKSKGLRAPHWHFNANEHGYLLQGTAWIGVIGADDSVVTTYSVTAGQVVFFPRNTVHWIKNVGSEDCVFLLFFTTHEELQTLDVDDAFFSTPEDIAARALKPQGGVNFIRTFKKQKEDQAINLPSNLDQLVQNASYVQSPDNLVWQYFYNLKGSAEYPFPGGIFQWARYRINNTGLNETEKIFSESLNKAGVILSGVTTNFNIGIGDVIFFPVGTQHYIKSLCDEDLFLILAYSTGNQLETLRMNDYFHATADHILAQLFFKEQAEFKKFPKAAKKPGK; from the exons ATGGATAACCAGGCATTTGAAATGCATGGAGAGAACATACAAAgttcttcaaaaggaaaagagtggCCAAACAAAGAG gaaagaaagggCAGCTGGTCCCTGATGAAAACCTTTCTAGTTTGTCTATTGGCCTGTGTTATCACCACTGCAATAGGAGTGCTGGTCCTGTCCTTAGTCTATGTAAACAACCCGGTCTTTATGAAAGAGACAGATGTTAAAGATGATGGTGCATCTTCCCCCaaaccagatgaaaaaaatgtggataTCAGTTTCCAGTTCATGAATCACCTGGGGAAATCAAAG GTACATGTGTACCCAGGTGGCGAAATTCAGTGGGCGAGATTCAGGAAGGATGCAAATGAATATCAAAGTGATGAAGAAATGGAATTTGGAAAAAGTATCAATAACCATCGCTCCAAAATGACTTTTGGAACCTTACGGATCAAAAGCAAAGGGCTTCGGGCTCCCCACTGGCACTTTAATGCCAATGAACACGGCTACCTGCTACAG GGTACTGCCTGGATTGGAGTAATTGGTGCAGATGACAGCGTGGTTACCACATACAGTGTCACGGCTGGTCAAGTGGTCTTCTTCCCTAGAAACACTGTGCATTGGATAAAGAATGTAGGATCAGAAGACTGTgtgttcttgctgttttttaCAACACATGAAGAGCTTCAGACCCTGGATGTAGATGATGCCTTTTTCTCTACCCCAGAGGATATAGCAGCTAGAGCATTAAAG CCACAAGGTGGTGTTAACTTCATCAGAACtttcaagaaacagaaagaagatcaAGCAATTAACCTCCCATCAAACTTAGATCAGCTTGTGCAAAATGCCAGCTATGTGCAGTCTCCGGACAACCTGGTATGGCAGTACTTCTACAATCTCAAAG GGTCAGCAGAATATCCTTTTCCAGGAGGAATCTTCCAGTGGGCTCGCTACCGCATAAACAACACCGGactaaatgaaacagaaaaaattttTAGTGAGTCGCTGAACAAG GCTGGAGTTATTCTCTCTGGAGTCACCACCAACTTCAACATTGGCATTGGAGATGTCATATTTTTCCCTGTTGGAACGCAACATTATATCAAGAGCTTATGTGATGAGGATTTGTTTTTGATTCTAGCCTACAGTACAGGAAACCAG ctggaaACTCTCCGTATGAATGACTACTTCCATGCAACAGCAGATCATATCCTTGCTCAGCTTTTTTTCAAGGAACAGGCTGAATTTAAGAAGTTCCCAAAGGCTGCCAAAAAACCAGGCAAATAA